ATGGAGGTGGGGGCCGGTCGAGAGGCCGGACGAGCCCAAAAATCCGACGATCTGGCCCTGCTTTATGCGCATTCCCTCGCGAATGCCGCGCGCGAAGCCGGACATATGATTATAGGCGGTCGAATAGCCATTGGCGTGCTGGATCTCGACGCGGCGGCCGTAGCCGCTGTGCCAGCCGGCCTCCACCACCACGCCATTGCCGGCCGCGAGAATGGGCGTGCCGATCGGCGCCGCCCAATCGACGCCCGTATGCATCTTGTAATAGCCGAGGATCGGATGGCGGCGCATGCCGAAGCCGGACCGCGTCTCGCCCGCGGCGATCGGCTTGCGAACCAGGAATTTGCGGCTCGAGCGGCCGTTCTCGTCATAATAGTCGACGAGGCTGTCGTCGGTCGTCTGATAGCGGTAATAGCGAAAGGTCTCGTTGCGCGTCGTGATGGAGGCGTAGAGCAGCGCCTCGCGTCCCGAGCCCTCCTCATTCTCGTCATAGAGAACGTCCAGCGAATCGCCGCCGTTCACTCCGCGCTGCAGATCGAGATCATTGGCGAATATGCGCACGAGATCATTGATGATCGGCCGTGGAATATCCTGCTTCAGCGCGGTTTCGTAGAGCGACTCGTAGAGGCGCATGCCGCCCGGATCATCGTCGCCGTCGCCGCCGTCCTCCTCTATGCCGGCGGAGCCGCGTCGGCCGACCTTGGCCATATTGGAGGGAGCCGTCACCTGCAGGAAGGCGCCGCGATCGGTCGCCGCGACCATCGTCTCCAGCCGATCATCCGTGTAGATCGAGATGCGCGCGAGCTGGAGATTGGCGCCCGAGCCGTCGAAATCCGCGAAGAGCAGCTTGACTTTCTGGCCCTCGCGGGCCGCCGTCTCGACGCGCTTGGCCCCGAAAGCCGCAGCCACGGCGCCGATGCTGGCCTTGGGCACGCCATTGGCGAGAAGCGCATCGACCAGAGTCTCGCCGCGGCGAAGCACGATGAGCTTCTCGTCCATCTGCGTCGGCTGCGGCCCGGCCGAGCGCGGCGCCAAGGTCACATTCTCCGGCACCATGCGCACCTCGATCGCCGAAAAGGGCGCCGTGACGGAGGGCGTTCCCGCCGCCGCATAGGCGAGCGCCTGCGGATCGAGCGAGGCGCGGCTGGTGCGCGACAGCAGCAATTGGCCGGGCAGGGGCAGGGCGGGCTTGGCGCCGGAGGCGATCTGCGATTTGGCCTGCTCGGCCACCTGCGCCTGACATTCCTCGAGCGACAGAGCGGCGCTCTGCCGTTCCGGCTCGCCGGCGGCGAAATCCCTTGTGACGAAGGAGACCTCGGCGTCGTCCGGCGCAATGTCCGGCTCGGCCGCGCTGTCGGCCGCGTTGCGCGAATCCGCCAGCAGCTTCAGCGGATTGAAAGCGGGAACCTCCTCCGCGAAGCTGGTCGGCGCGAGCGTCAGCGTCGTCGCCACATGGGTGTAGGCGCGCGTGCGCATCACCTCCTTCTCGCCGGCGCGGGAGGTGGTCGTGGTCTTGAAGGTCTGCTTGGCGGCGACAATGTCCACCGAGCGCACGATGCGGTCGCCCTTCTTGGGATTGACGACCTGGCTGTCCTTCTCGTCCTTGCGGCCGAGCTGCGCCCGGGTCGGCGCTTCGGCGAAGCGCGACTGATGATCGAGCGCCGTATAGGCCGCGGAGCTGATGAGCAGGGCGCCGGACAGGCCGGTGAGCACCGTGCCGGCGAGCCAACGAATGGAGACGCGCCGACGGTCGAGAGGGGAATGGCGCCGGCCGTCGGCCTCTATGGCCGGCTGATCGCCGATGTCGGTCCAGTCGACCTCCGCCAGAGCGGAAACGAGGCGCCTATTCGCATCGAGGGGCATAAAGGGGCGGCCGATCCGTTTTCGGTTGCGATAAACGATTGAGACGCGGGGCGCTTCGATGGACGGCCCGGGAATGGCTCCCCAGGACCGCAAAACGAAGCCTGCGCATTATGGCCCAATTGCGGCGCTGAAGTTATCCACCGCCGAAGCTCCGGGAAACCCAAGGGTTGACGATCTCGACGACGGTTTCGTGAAAAATCTCCAAAACGGTCGTTGACAGTGCTGCGGGGGCGGTCCTATAAGGCGTTCATCGACGGCGGCGCTGCCAACGAGCGGCGAACGAAGTCGTTTCTTCGTCTTTTGGGGAGTTGGCCGCCTGGCTGGTTCGTCGGGACGAAGAAGCGTCTCTGGAATTGGGGCTTCGGCCTCGGCGCTGTGGTTGCTGTTTGACAATCGAATCGGAAGAAAGAGAAACGTGGACGGCGGATGTCCTTGCGGATGTCCTTCATCTTCGGATGGGGGAGATCAAAGAGACAATCTGACGGTCACGTTTACTGAGCACACCAGACTTTGTCAGCCGTGAGGCGATGGAGTTTGTGCTCGGGACTCGTCAAACGAGTGATGACCGGTCAGGAATTAACTCTTCAACTTGAGAGTTTGATCCTGGCTCAGAACGAACGCTGGCGGCAGGCCTAACACATGCAAGTCGAGCGATTGCAGCAATGCAGGAGCGGCAGACGGGTGAGTAACGCGTGGGAACGTGCCTTTCGGTTCGGAATAACTCAGGGAAACTTGAGCTAATACCGGATACGCCCTTCGGGGGAAAGATTTATTGCCGAAAGATCGGCCCGCGTCCGATTAGCTAGTTGGTGAGGTAACGGCCCACCAAGGCGACGATCGGTAGCTGGTCTGAGAGGATGATCAGCCACACTGGGACTGAGACACGGCCCAGACTCCTACGGGAGGCAGCAGTGGGGAATATTGGACAATGGGCGCAAGCCTGATCCAGCCATGCCGCGTGAGTGATGAAGGCCCTAGGGTTGTAAAGCTCTTTCGCCAGGGACGATAATGACGGTACCTGGATAAGAAGCCCCGGCTAACTTCGTGCCAGCAGCCGCGGTAATACGAAGGGGGCTAGCGTTGTTCGGAATCACTGGGCGTAAAGCGCACGTAGGCGGATCTTTAAGTCAGGGGTGAAATCCCGAGGCTCAACCTCGGAACTGCCTTTGATACTGGGGGTCTAGAGTCCGGGAGAGGTGAGTGGAACTGCGAGTGTAGAGGTGAAATTCGTAGATATTCGCAAGAACACCAGTGGCGAAGGCGGCTCACTGGCCCGGAACTGACGCTGAGGTGCGAAAGCGTGGGGAGCAAACAGGATTAGATACCCTGGTAGTCCACGCCGT
The sequence above is a segment of the Methylosinus sp. PW1 genome. Coding sequences within it:
- a CDS encoding M23 family metallopeptidase, which gives rise to MPLDANRRLVSALAEVDWTDIGDQPAIEADGRRHSPLDRRRVSIRWLAGTVLTGLSGALLISSAAYTALDHQSRFAEAPTRAQLGRKDEKDSQVVNPKKGDRIVRSVDIVAAKQTFKTTTTSRAGEKEVMRTRAYTHVATTLTLAPTSFAEEVPAFNPLKLLADSRNAADSAAEPDIAPDDAEVSFVTRDFAAGEPERQSAALSLEECQAQVAEQAKSQIASGAKPALPLPGQLLLSRTSRASLDPQALAYAAAGTPSVTAPFSAIEVRMVPENVTLAPRSAGPQPTQMDEKLIVLRRGETLVDALLANGVPKASIGAVAAAFGAKRVETAAREGQKVKLLFADFDGSGANLQLARISIYTDDRLETMVAATDRGAFLQVTAPSNMAKVGRRGSAGIEEDGGDGDDDPGGMRLYESLYETALKQDIPRPIINDLVRIFANDLDLQRGVNGGDSLDVLYDENEEGSGREALLYASITTRNETFRYYRYQTTDDSLVDYYDENGRSSRKFLVRKPIAAGETRSGFGMRRHPILGYYKMHTGVDWAAPIGTPILAAGNGVVVEAGWHSGYGRRVEIQHANGYSTAYNHMSGFARGIREGMRIKQGQIVGFLGSSGLSTGPHLHYEVMVNGHFVDPMRVKLARTREFDGRLLADFKRERDRIDQLMAKAPNNPHVATRQGR